Proteins from one Canis lupus familiaris isolate Mischka breed German Shepherd chromosome 26, alternate assembly UU_Cfam_GSD_1.0, whole genome shotgun sequence genomic window:
- the RFC5 gene encoding replication factor C subunit 5 isoform X2, producing the protein METSAQQEQQPAAAKIRNLPWVEKYRPQTLNDLISHQDILSTIQKFISEDRLPHLLLYGPPGTGKTSTILACAKQLYKDKEFGSMVLELNASDDRGIDIVRGPILSFASTRTIFKKGFKLVILDEADAMTQDAQNALRRVIEKFTENTRFCLICNYLSKIIPALQSRCTRFRFGPLTPELMVPRLEHVVGEEKVDLSEDGMKALVTLSSGDMRRALNILQSTNMAFGKVTEETVYTCTGHPLKSDIANILDWMLNQDFTTAYRSILPCVLLTVVDFPSSVRVHLLTKMADIEYRLSVGTNEKIQLSSLIAAFQVTRDLIVTEA; encoded by the exons ATGGAGACCTCAgcgcagcaggagcagcagcccgCGGCGGCCAAGATCAGAAACCTGCCCTG GGTTGAAAAATACCGGCCACAGACGCTGAATGATCTGATTTCTCATCAGGACATTTTGAGTACCA TTCAAAAATTTATCAGTGAAGACCGTTTGCCCCACCTGCTCCTCTATGGTCCTCCAGGGACAGGAAAGACTTCCACCATCCTGGCCTGTGCAAAACAGCTATACAAAGATAAGGAATTTGGCTCCATGGTCTTGGAG CTGAACGCTTCAGACGACCGAGGAATAGATATTGTTCGGGGACCAATCCTGAGCTTCGCTAGCACAAGGACAATATTTAA GAAAGGCTTCAAACTAGTGATCCTGGATGAAGCTGACGCCATGACTCAAGACGCCCAGAATGCCTTGAGGAGAG TGATTGAGAAGTTCACCGAGAACACCCGGTTCTGCCTCATCTGTAACTATCTGTCAAAGATCATCCCGGCCTTGCAGTCCCGGTGTACGAGGTTCCGATTCGGCCCCCTGACCCCCGAGCTCATGGTTCCCCGCCTGGAGCACGTCGTAGGAGAGGAGAA AGTGGACCTAAGTGAGGACGGGATGAAAGCGCTCGTGACCCTTTCCAGCGGAGATATGCGGAGGGCTCTGAACATTTTGCAG AGCACCAATATGGCCTTCGGGAAGGTGACAGAGGAAACGGTCTACACCTGTACCGGGCACCCCCTCAAGTCAGACATTGCTAACATTCTGGACTGGATGTTGAATCAAGACTTCACCACAGCCTACAGGAGTATCCTTCCTTGTGTCCTGCTGACAGTAG TTGACTTTCCATCTTCGGTTCGAGTACATTTACTGACCAAAATGGCAGACATAGA GTACAGACTTTCTGTTGGCACCAATGAGAAGATTCAGCTGAGCTCTCTCATTGCCGCTTTCCAGGTCACCAGGGACCTGATTGTTACAGAGGCCTAG
- the RFC5 gene encoding replication factor C subunit 5 isoform X1 translates to METSAQQEQQPAAAKIRNLPWVEKYRPQTLNDLISHQDILSTIQKFISEDRLPHLLLYGPPGTGKTSTILACAKQLYKDKEFGSMVLELNASDDRGIDIVRGPILSFASTRTIFKKGFKLVILDEADAMTQDAQNALRRVIEKFTENTRFCLICNYLSKIIPALQSRCTRFRFGPLTPELMVPRLEHVVGEEKVDLSEDGMKALVTLSSGDMRRALNILQSTNMAFGKVTEETVYTCTGHPLKSDIANILDWMLNQDFTTAYRNIMELKTLKGLALHDILTEIHLFVHRVDFPSSVRVHLLTKMADIEYRLSVGTNEKIQLSSLIAAFQVTRDLIVTEA, encoded by the exons ATGGAGACCTCAgcgcagcaggagcagcagcccgCGGCGGCCAAGATCAGAAACCTGCCCTG GGTTGAAAAATACCGGCCACAGACGCTGAATGATCTGATTTCTCATCAGGACATTTTGAGTACCA TTCAAAAATTTATCAGTGAAGACCGTTTGCCCCACCTGCTCCTCTATGGTCCTCCAGGGACAGGAAAGACTTCCACCATCCTGGCCTGTGCAAAACAGCTATACAAAGATAAGGAATTTGGCTCCATGGTCTTGGAG CTGAACGCTTCAGACGACCGAGGAATAGATATTGTTCGGGGACCAATCCTGAGCTTCGCTAGCACAAGGACAATATTTAA GAAAGGCTTCAAACTAGTGATCCTGGATGAAGCTGACGCCATGACTCAAGACGCCCAGAATGCCTTGAGGAGAG TGATTGAGAAGTTCACCGAGAACACCCGGTTCTGCCTCATCTGTAACTATCTGTCAAAGATCATCCCGGCCTTGCAGTCCCGGTGTACGAGGTTCCGATTCGGCCCCCTGACCCCCGAGCTCATGGTTCCCCGCCTGGAGCACGTCGTAGGAGAGGAGAA AGTGGACCTAAGTGAGGACGGGATGAAAGCGCTCGTGACCCTTTCCAGCGGAGATATGCGGAGGGCTCTGAACATTTTGCAG AGCACCAATATGGCCTTCGGGAAGGTGACAGAGGAAACGGTCTACACCTGTACCGGGCACCCCCTCAAGTCAGACATTGCTAACATTCTGGACTGGATGTTGAATCAAGACTTCACCACAGCCTACAGGA ATATAATGGAGTTGAAAACGCTGAAGGGCTTGGCACTCCATGATATCCTGACAGAGATACACTTGTTTGTGCACAGAG TTGACTTTCCATCTTCGGTTCGAGTACATTTACTGACCAAAATGGCAGACATAGA GTACAGACTTTCTGTTGGCACCAATGAGAAGATTCAGCTGAGCTCTCTCATTGCCGCTTTCCAGGTCACCAGGGACCTGATTGTTACAGAGGCCTAG
- the RFC5 gene encoding replication factor C subunit 5 isoform X3: METSAQQEQQPAAAKIRNLPWVEKYRPQTLNDLISHQDILSTIQKFISEDRLPHLLLYGPPGTGKTSTILACAKQLYKDKEFGSMVLELNASDDRGIDIVRGPILSFASTRTIFKKGFKLVILDEADAMTQDAQNALRRVIEKFTENTRFCLICNYLSKIIPALQSRCTRFRFGPLTPELMVPRLEHVVGEEKVDLSEDGMKALVTLSSGDMRRALNILQSTNMAFGKVTEETVYTCTGHPLKSDIANILDWMLNQDFTTAYRNIMELKTLKGLALHDILTEIHLFVHRGIFPQKERKRRNYLQCKPEQS, translated from the exons ATGGAGACCTCAgcgcagcaggagcagcagcccgCGGCGGCCAAGATCAGAAACCTGCCCTG GGTTGAAAAATACCGGCCACAGACGCTGAATGATCTGATTTCTCATCAGGACATTTTGAGTACCA TTCAAAAATTTATCAGTGAAGACCGTTTGCCCCACCTGCTCCTCTATGGTCCTCCAGGGACAGGAAAGACTTCCACCATCCTGGCCTGTGCAAAACAGCTATACAAAGATAAGGAATTTGGCTCCATGGTCTTGGAG CTGAACGCTTCAGACGACCGAGGAATAGATATTGTTCGGGGACCAATCCTGAGCTTCGCTAGCACAAGGACAATATTTAA GAAAGGCTTCAAACTAGTGATCCTGGATGAAGCTGACGCCATGACTCAAGACGCCCAGAATGCCTTGAGGAGAG TGATTGAGAAGTTCACCGAGAACACCCGGTTCTGCCTCATCTGTAACTATCTGTCAAAGATCATCCCGGCCTTGCAGTCCCGGTGTACGAGGTTCCGATTCGGCCCCCTGACCCCCGAGCTCATGGTTCCCCGCCTGGAGCACGTCGTAGGAGAGGAGAA AGTGGACCTAAGTGAGGACGGGATGAAAGCGCTCGTGACCCTTTCCAGCGGAGATATGCGGAGGGCTCTGAACATTTTGCAG AGCACCAATATGGCCTTCGGGAAGGTGACAGAGGAAACGGTCTACACCTGTACCGGGCACCCCCTCAAGTCAGACATTGCTAACATTCTGGACTGGATGTTGAATCAAGACTTCACCACAGCCTACAGGA ATATAATGGAGTTGAAAACGCTGAAGGGCTTGGCACTCCATGATATCCTGACAGAGATACACTTGTTTGTGCACAGAG GTATTTTCCctcaaaaggagagaaagagaaggaactaTCTTCAATGTAAACCAGAGCAGTCTTAA